A segment of the Hallerella succinigenes genome:
AAACGCCGCAATCCGTGCAAGCGAGCTCCGTTCCCTGAATCCGGTATTCCCCATCGTCAAAGAGAAAAGCGACAAGCTTCCCATCGGTCAAATGTAAAGCTCCTTCCAAAGCCTCACGGATGCGAGAAACATTCTTGTCCTCGATCGAAACTCGGTCTATGACCGCTTCAATCGTATGCTTTTCATAGCGAACCAGCAGAGGAACTTCATTTGTGCGCAAAATTTGGCCATCGACACGCACACGGGCAAAGCCTTTTTCGGCAAGATCCGCCAGTTCCTTGCGATACTCCCCCTTGCGCTCCTGCACAATCGGAGCTAAAACCGTCAAGCCGCGGCCCTGATTTTCCACATAGAGATTATCGACAATCTGATCGATCGTCTGAGCCTGGATTACCTTTCCGCATTGAGGGCAGTGCGGCACACCGAGGCGCGCAAACAGCAAACGGAAAAAATCGAGGATTTCCACTGTCGTTCCAACCGTCGAGCGCGGATTTCGATTCACCGTCTTTTGGTCAATCGAAATCGTCGGAGAAATGCCCGTCACCGACTGTACATCAGGGCGTTTCATGACCCCAATGAACTGGCGTGCATACGCCGAAAGCGAATCTACATAGCGCCTTTGACCTTCTTCAAAAATCGTATCAAAGGCAAGGCTCGATTTACCGGAGCCCGAGACTCCCGTCACCACCACAATAGAATCGCGAGGGATATCTAAACTGACATGCTTTAAGTTATGTTCGCAAGCATCACGAACGACAATGGATCGCGTCATGTTTAAAATATAGTGAACGTATGTTCACTTTTCAACTGTTTTTATCTGCAAAAAAAGAGTCCTGATTCAGGGACTCTTTTTCAACTGTTTAGCGTAAAAGCTTATTCTTCCCAGCCGTTTTCCGATTCCACGGCACCATCGCCAGCAACTGCAGCTTCGTCTTCCTGCGGAGCCGAATCTGCGGTTTCGGCCTTCGGCCGAACCTTTTCCGCATCTACAGCCGGAGCGGTCTTCACAGCAGCCTTTCCAGCTTCTGCGGCTGAAACAGCCTTGGTCTTCGGCGGTTCGGAAAGCGGGAACTTGCCGATGTAATTGTGAATGATTCGAGGCGTCACGAAAATCACGAGGTCATTCTTCGTCACCGTTTTCTTCGTGTACTTGAAAAGATTGCCGAGTACCGGAATGTCCATGAGGAACGGAATACCGGATTCTGTTTCCTGATGTTCATTACGGGTAAGACCGCCGATTACGACCGTTTCACCGTCTGCCACGACCACCTTCGTTTCCGCTTCCTGCTTGCTGATCACCACCTGACCCATTTCGTCATAGCGATAAGAGTCGTTCTGCGGATGCAAATCGAGCATAATACGGTTGTCTCCAGAAACGTGCGGCGTCACCGTGAGCTTAATACCGGTTTGCACCATCTTAGTCGAGGATTCACCGTCATCGTCAATCACGCGGATCGAAATTTCGTCACCCATGTAGATGTTTGCTTCCACGTTATCCATCGTGGTGATCTGGGGAGTGGCGAGCACTTCGGTCGAAGCGTCGGAAAGGATGTTTGCGATAGCGACCTGGACGTTGTTATCCAAAACGCTTGCAGAAATCGCTGTCGTTGCATTGGCAACGCCCGGAG
Coding sequences within it:
- a CDS encoding secretin N-terminal domain-containing protein; its protein translation is MKKIVQFSLIALIALCFASAIAQESAPNNKLYDFKFVDMNFGTAFHSISATAGVDIVLAPDVSGKITNLQVTKKSWQDVLKLICDTYDLTWTIEDNYIYVQRSSAYQEKQKKLADKQAAEENNAPLVRKNFQVEHAKAEELVKVLESMKTNRGKITTVERTNSIIVYDTEKSISQMENALEELDVETLQIMITAKLVVVSSDLARELGVDWSAKMGTTSLSPGAANPPSGSAAGASRTSVAMQSFPNNGVSPGVANATTAISASVLDNNVQVAIANILSDASTEVLATPQITTMDNVEANIYMGDEISIRVIDDDGESSTKMVQTGIKLTVTPHVSGDNRIMLDLHPQNDSYRYDEMGQVVISKQEAETKVVVADGETVVIGGLTRNEHQETESGIPFLMDIPVLGNLFKYTKKTVTKNDLVIFVTPRIIHNYIGKFPLSEPPKTKAVSAAEAGKAAVKTAPAVDAEKVRPKAETADSAPQEDEAAVAGDGAVESENGWEE